ACACCGAGTACTACCGCCTGTGGGCCTGGGACGGCGTGGCGCGCAGCGAGCTCGCGCTGGGGCAGAAGCAGGCCGCGGCCGAAGCCATGGCGCGCGCGCTGGGCGGCATCGACCAGGTGCGCGCCAGGTTCCGCAGCGAAGAATTCAAGATGGGCCTGTTCTCGGACCTGCAGTCGGTGTTCGAGCGGGGCGTGTCGATCTACAGCGACGCCGGCGATGCGCGCCAGGCCTTCGAGGTGAGCGAGCGCAGCCGTTCGCGCGCGTTGCTCGACGCGGTGCGCGGCCGCGCGAAGATCAGCGACCGTGCCGCGAACACCGTCGACCTGGCGACGCTGCAGGGCGCGCTGGCGCCCGACGAGCGCGTGGTGCAGTTCCATTCGCTGCCCGACCGGCTGCTGGTGTGGGTCGTGAGCCCCACCGGCATCCAGGCCCACACCGTGGCGGTGCGCCGCGAGGAGCTGACCGAGCTGGTCGAGGTGTTCCGCAATTCCATCGTGCGCGGCCGCCGCACGGCCATCGCCAATGCCGACAAGCTGGGCACCGCGCTGCTCGCACCGCTCGGCCTCGCATCGGGACAGCGGATGATCGTGGTGCCCCACGGGCCGCTGCACTACCTGCCGTTCCAGGCGCTGCGCCTCGATGGACGCTACGTGATCGAGGCGCATCCGGTGGCGGTGGCCCCCTCGATCAGCATCGCGGTGCAGCTCGCGCAGCGCACGCCGCGCGTGAGCGCATCGCTCACGGCCTTCGGCAATCCGCGCATCGAGGACAAGTACGACCTGCCCGGCGCCGAGCTCGAAGTGAAGCAGCTGGCGCAGCTGTTCCCGCGCAACACCGTGTACATGGGCGCCGCGGCCACCAAGACGCAGTTCCGCGAGGTGTCCGCGCGGTCGCCGCTGATGCACGTGGCGGCCCATGCCGAGGCCGATGCGGTCGATCCGCTGTACTCGCGCATCCTGCTGGCCAACGAAGGCGGCAAGCAGAATTTCCTGGAGGCGCACGAGATCCTCGGCCTGCCGATGGACGGCACGGCGCTGGTCACGCTCTCGGCCTGCGAATCGGGGCTCGGACGCATCGCGCAGGGCGACGAGGTGCTGGGCTTCACGCGCTCCTTTCTTTCGGCCGGCAGCTCGAGCCTGATCGCCTCGCTGTGGCCGGTGTCGGACGACGCGACCGCGGTGCTCATGGGCACGCTCTACGGGGAGCTGTCGAAGGGCCGCGACATCCAGAAGGCGATGCAGGCCGGACAGCTGGCGGTCCTGAAGGACCCCAAGATGTCCCACCCCTTCTTCTGGGCCCCGTTCAACCTCATCGGCAACTGGCGCCTCACGGTGGGAAGCTGACATGAAAAGAACTGCGATGTCTATTCGTTGCGTTGAGCGTCGTTGTCATCCAGGGCGCGCTCCCGCCGACGGCGTGCTCTGCTCCGCGAATGTCCCCCGGCGCGGCCCAGGGCCGCAAGCCTCCTCCTTTATTTCGCTGCGCAGAGCACGCCATCGACGTGAGCGTTGGGCAGGGCAGTCGTTGCTCAGCGGTACACCACGAGCGTGCCCCAGTGCACAGGGCGCAGGGTGCTCCCCGCAGCGAAATAAAGGAGGAGGGCGAAGCCCGGGGGACATTCGCGGAGGGGAGTACCCGGTGGCCTGTGCACGCGCCCTGAACAAGCGATCGATACACAAGCACGAACACAACAATCAGCCCGCAGCTCAACGCGCGGTGGAGCACTGAGATGCGCGTTCGCCACCGCCCCACACCCACTGCACTTGCCGCCGCCCTGTTGGCAGGTGCCGCCTTGCTGGCCGCTGCCCCCCGCACCCACGCGGCCGAAGCCACCGCCTTGCTTCCCACCAAGGACCCCTGCGGCACCTGCGACCGCCCCATCGCACAGGCTACCGGCGCCGTGGCACCGCAAAGCCTGCCTGCCGCGCCCCAGCCGCCCGCCGCCTCCTTCAGGCTCAACGACCTGCGCCTGAACGGCGTCAAGGCGCTGACCAACGAAGAACTGCAAGGCATCACCGCGCCCTACATCGGCCGCGACGTCACCCTCGGCGATCTCGAAGGCCTGGCACAGGCCATCACCGCGCGCTACAAGGAGCTCGGCTACTTTCTCGCCCAGGCCGTCGTGCCCGTGCAGACCGTGCGGGACGGCATCGTCGAGATCAGCGTCATCGAAGGCCGGCTCGGCAAGGTCGAAGTGACGGTCGCGCCCGATGCGCCGCTCGGCGAAGCGCGCGTGGGCGGCTTCCTCGCGGCGCTGCAGCCCGGCGAGGCCGTGAGCGCGCCGGCCTATGAGCGTTCCATGCTGCTGCTGTCGGACCAGCCCGGCGTCAAGGTCTCGTCGGCGCTGCAGGAAGGCACGCAGCCGGGCACCACCGACCTCTCGGTCGAAGTGGCGGCCGCGCCGCGCTGGGCCTTCGCGGCCGAGGCCGACAACCACGGCACCAAGGAATCGGGGCGCTATCGCGTCGGCGGCACCGCGCGCTGGCTCAGCCCCTTCGGCATCGGCGACAACCTGGACATGCGGCTCATGGTGTCCAACAGCAATGCGCTGCAGTTCGGCCGCATCGCCTACGAGGCACCCATCGGCACCAGCGGCCTGCGCGCCGGCGTGGGCCTGGCACGCGTCAACTACGAGCTCGGCGGGCAGTTCGTCGACCTGGAGGCGCAGGGCCGCGCCGACGTGCTCGACTTCTCCCTCAACTACCCGCTCATCCGCCAGCGCCAGCAGAACCTGTTCCTGCGCCTGGGCGTCGACGTGAAGGACCTGACGGACGAGCTGCGCGGCGTCGGCTTCACCGCGAAGAAACGCGTGCAGGGCTTCGGCGTCGGGTGGACCTGGGAACGGCGCGACGACCTGCTGGGCGGCGGCTACTGGGCGAGCTCCGGCACGCTGTACCACGGCGATCTTTCGATCCGCGATCCCGAGAGCTACCAGGCCGACCAGGGCGTTGGCGGCCACCGCACCGAAGGCGGGTTCACCAAGCTCAGCTTCCAGCTCTCGCGGCTGCAGGCCATCGTGCCGCGCCATTCGCTGTACCTGTCGGTGGGCGGGCAATGGGCGAGCAAGAACCTCGATGCCTCCGAGAAACTCGCGCTCGGCGGCGCGCGCGCGGTGCGTGCCTATCCCTCGGGCGAACTGCTGGTGGACCAGGGCCTGATCGGCACCGTCGAATGGCGCTGGTCCTTCAACGACGAGCTCACGCCCTTCGTGTTCTACGACGCGGCGCGCGGCAAGATCGTGCGCCACCCCACGCCCTTCGATGGCGAAAACACCCACAGCCTGCGCGGCTACGGCATCGGCGTGAGCTGGGCCCGGCCGGGCAACTTCTCGATCAACGCGACGATCGCCTGGCGCGACGGCACGCGGCCGGCGCAGACCGACGGCGGCGGGCGCAACCCCCGGCTGTTCGTGCAGCTCACCAAGGCGTTCTGACCATGAAGGTATCCCCATGACACCACGTGGCACGGCAATTCACCTGCAGCGGCGCATGCGCCTTCGCCCGCTCGCGCTGTCGCTGGCCTGCATGGGCCTGGCGCCCGCGCTCGCGCAGACCCTTCCCACCGGCTTTGCGCAGATGGCGGGCAATGTCTGCCTCGCGATGGGCGGCGCGTGCGTACCTGGCATGACCCAGGCGCCGCTCGGCGCCACCACGCTCAACATCATGCAGAACTCGCCCCGCGCCGTCGCGCAGTGGCAGACCTTCGGCGTGCCCTTCGGTTCGGCCGTGGTCGTGACGCAGCCGAGCGCGTCGAGCGTGCTGCTCAACCGCGTGGTGGGCGGCCAGGAATCGCGGATCATGGGGTCGCTCTCGGCCACCGGCCACGTCTACCTCATCAACCCCTCGGGGGTGCTCTTCGGTGCGCAATCGTCGGTCAGCGTGGGTGGCCTGGTCGCTTCCACGCTCGACATCGCGGGCAGCGCGGCGGACAACTTCAAGGCGCGCAACGACGCCTTCATGGCCGGTGGCGTGCTCAACACCGGCACCCAGCGCATGGAGCTCACGCTCAGCGGCAGCAGCCCTGCGGGCATCACGGTGGAGAAGGGCGCGCAGATCGTCGCCGGCTCGGGCGAGGGCGATTCGCGCACCGGCGGGCTGGTGGCGCTGGTCGGCGCCAACGTCAGCAACAGCGGCACCATCAACGTCGCGCGCGGCACGGCCGGGCTGGTGTCCGGCAACGAGGTGGTGATGGTGGTGGACCCGATGGGCGACGGGCTGACCACCTTCCGCATTCCCACCACCAGCAAGGCCGCTACGGCGCTGGTGGAGAACACCGCCGACGGCACCATCCGGGCCGACGGCGGGCGCATCCAGCTCTTGGCGCAATCGGTGAATCCGGCCGACGTGGTGGTCAACCAGGGCGGCGTGCTGCAGGCGCGATCCCTCACGGTCGATCGCGGCGGAGAGATCCTGCTGGGTGCGCCGTCCAATGCCATGCGCATCGCGGGCACCCTCGACGTCACCGGCACCGAGGCCGGCGTGACGGGCGGCAGCGTGCAGTCCGTGTCGGACCGCCTGCGCGTGGATGGCGCCAGCATCGATGCGAGCGGCAGCAGCGGCGGCAGCGTGACGCTGATCGGCGGCACGGCCGCGACCATGTCGCCCGACGCGGTGATCCGCGCCAACGCCACCGTCGCCGGCGGCACGGGCGGGCGCATCGGCCTGGGCGGCGACGGCACGCACCTGTCCGGCAGGCTCGAGGCCCGCGGCCTGGGCAGCGGCGCCGGCGGCAACGTGACCCTGGTCGCCGGCATTGCCGCCGGCTCGCTCGAAGTGGCCGGCGATGCGGTGGTGGATGCGAGCGGCGGCGAGTCCGGCGCCAACGGCAAGTGGCGCATGGTCTCCGGACCGGACCTCAACGTGGTCACCGACGTGCCGGCCTACGACCCGGCCGCCTATCCGGTGGGCGGGCTGCCCTCGCGCGTGAGTGCACAGGCCATCGGCGGCGCGCTGGGACGCGGGACCGACGTGGTGCTCGAGAGTTCGGCCGGACGGTTTGTCGAAGGCCGGCTGACGACCGGCGGCTTCGGCGTCGTCTTCGACAGCGACGCGCAGGTCGTCAAGTCCGAAGGCCGCGCATCGACGCTGACGGTGAACTCGCTGCGCAGCATCGGCATGAGCAACGGATCGTCGATCCGCTCCACGGCCGGCGCGCTGAATGTCGACTTCAATGCCGACTCGAAGGGCACGGTCCCGTCCGAGCTGCCCGAGATCCTGAGCACCAACGATGCGCGGTCCGCCGGCGGCATCTACCTGAACAACGCCTCGATCGAGAGCGGCGGCGGCGACATCCGCTTCTACGGACAGACCGACCCGCTCAATGGACGCGCGCGCGGCGACGTGCTGACGTTCGAGGTCGGCAGCTTCGCGCTTCCGGGCGTCGGCCTGACCAACAGCACGCTGTCCACCTGCGCCGTGGGCACGGGTGGCGCTTGCGGCGGCACGGGCCTCATCAGCCTGCGCGGGCATGGCGAGACGGTGCGGTTGAACGAGAGCAATTTCTTCCTCAGCGGCGTGGGCGTC
The Variovorax sp. OAS795 genome window above contains:
- a CDS encoding CHAT domain-containing protein, with translation MACVLLLGHGPLAFAQQAPSAEAEASKAEQARLADTDTLLALTSEGAVLYGQDAVKLSGYQYCSQAVALAEAGEFRQSVRAASKALHLANATRDPNLMAMANRDLAIVYSYSGQLDKAEEFAREALRHPARDPKLVVGPVQKVIGDVRTRRGDYAGAVLSYDEALANSSTRYAPLVQASLVNALIEAGDAARARDVLAGMAPPKDAPLTAQLDRTRARLLLAENKPGEARDLYRALTARQVGTDTEYYRLWAWDGVARSELALGQKQAAAEAMARALGGIDQVRARFRSEEFKMGLFSDLQSVFERGVSIYSDAGDARQAFEVSERSRSRALLDAVRGRAKISDRAANTVDLATLQGALAPDERVVQFHSLPDRLLVWVVSPTGIQAHTVAVRREELTELVEVFRNSIVRGRRTAIANADKLGTALLAPLGLASGQRMIVVPHGPLHYLPFQALRLDGRYVIEAHPVAVAPSISIAVQLAQRTPRVSASLTAFGNPRIEDKYDLPGAELEVKQLAQLFPRNTVYMGAAATKTQFREVSARSPLMHVAAHAEADAVDPLYSRILLANEGGKQNFLEAHEILGLPMDGTALVTLSACESGLGRIAQGDEVLGFTRSFLSAGSSSLIASLWPVSDDATAVLMGTLYGELSKGRDIQKAMQAGQLAVLKDPKMSHPFFWAPFNLIGNWRLTVGS
- a CDS encoding ShlB/FhaC/HecB family hemolysin secretion/activation protein, translated to MRVRHRPTPTALAAALLAGAALLAAAPRTHAAEATALLPTKDPCGTCDRPIAQATGAVAPQSLPAAPQPPAASFRLNDLRLNGVKALTNEELQGITAPYIGRDVTLGDLEGLAQAITARYKELGYFLAQAVVPVQTVRDGIVEISVIEGRLGKVEVTVAPDAPLGEARVGGFLAALQPGEAVSAPAYERSMLLLSDQPGVKVSSALQEGTQPGTTDLSVEVAAAPRWAFAAEADNHGTKESGRYRVGGTARWLSPFGIGDNLDMRLMVSNSNALQFGRIAYEAPIGTSGLRAGVGLARVNYELGGQFVDLEAQGRADVLDFSLNYPLIRQRQQNLFLRLGVDVKDLTDELRGVGFTAKKRVQGFGVGWTWERRDDLLGGGYWASSGTLYHGDLSIRDPESYQADQGVGGHRTEGGFTKLSFQLSRLQAIVPRHSLYLSVGGQWASKNLDASEKLALGGARAVRAYPSGELLVDQGLIGTVEWRWSFNDELTPFVFYDAARGKIVRHPTPFDGENTHSLRGYGIGVSWARPGNFSINATIAWRDGTRPAQTDGGGRNPRLFVQLTKAF